One part of the Thermodesulfobacterium commune DSM 2178 genome encodes these proteins:
- a CDS encoding cation diffusion facilitator family transporter, whose translation MHHHHHGHDEKTEIRGKNLFYVALLNLLITVFEFIGGLISGSMALLSDAFHNLGDVMSVVITYFAHKISLRNPNERKTFGYKRITILASLFNSVTLLIICFFLIKKSIERLVTPSLIDVKTVFVVGSIGFLGNLLSLKFLKGSAKEDLNVKSAYLHMLGDALSSLAVMTGAVFIYYFGWVRVDSVISILIAFYIAKESLEVLLKSVDIIMQATPFHVEIPKIVEELLKIQDIQDVHHIHVWSLDDKTHFFEGHVNLKSDMNVSETAKVLQNIQKELKKFDIHHITIQFEYQGVCPECEVFHNNFLKRDKDG comes from the coding sequence ATGCATCACCATCATCATGGCCATGATGAAAAAACTGAGATTAGAGGGAAAAATCTCTTTTACGTAGCCCTTTTAAACCTTTTGATAACTGTTTTTGAATTTATCGGTGGTTTAATTTCAGGAAGTATGGCTCTTTTGTCTGATGCCTTTCATAATTTAGGTGACGTAATGTCTGTGGTGATTACCTATTTTGCCCATAAAATTTCTTTAAGAAATCCTAACGAAAGAAAGACCTTCGGTTATAAACGCATAACCATTTTAGCAAGTCTTTTTAACTCGGTTACGCTGTTAATAATATGTTTTTTCCTGATTAAAAAGTCTATCGAAAGACTGGTTACCCCATCTCTTATAGACGTTAAAACCGTGTTTGTGGTAGGAAGTATAGGGTTTTTAGGTAATCTTTTGAGTTTGAAATTTTTAAAAGGTTCTGCCAAAGAAGACTTAAACGTAAAAAGTGCTTATCTACACATGTTAGGGGATGCTTTATCCTCTTTGGCTGTGATGACAGGGGCTGTTTTTATTTATTATTTTGGGTGGGTAAGAGTTGACTCTGTTATTAGTATATTGATAGCCTTTTATATTGCTAAAGAGAGTTTAGAGGTTTTGTTAAAGTCAGTTGACATCATCATGCAAGCAACCCCTTTTCATGTGGAAATCCCTAAGATAGTAGAGGAACTGTTGAAAATTCAAGACATACAAGATGTCCATCATATACATGTATGGAGTCTTGACGATAAAACCCATTTTTTTGAGGGCCATGTTAACCTAAAGTCTGACATGAACGTAAGTGAAACGGCAAAAGTTTTGCAAAATATCCAAAAGGAATTAAAAAAGTTTGATATTCACCATATAACCATACAGTTTGAATATCAGGGAGTATGCCCAGAATGTGAGGTGTTTCATAATAACTTTTTAAAAAGGGACAAAGATGGTTAG
- a CDS encoding anaerobic ribonucleoside-triphosphate reductase activating protein: protein MIKGFIGTSLVDYPGKISSVIFTYGCNYRCPFCYNVDLVLPERYKKLKNLSEDWVIEELKRRKGFIKGVVITGGEPTLWGKRLVSFIEEVRSQTGLPVKLDTNGSSPELVEELVISGLVDFFAIDFKTSPDRYAELGGDFALVEQTFRVLKNIADRVEIRVTMYPPLLTEKDLEKMVPYLAWFKRIALQKFVQENTLKKDLVGEVNPEFYHRVDAYLKERLPEVSIVKRY, encoded by the coding sequence ATGATTAAAGGGTTTATCGGTACAAGCCTGGTAGATTATCCGGGGAAGATCTCTTCGGTGATTTTTACCTATGGGTGTAACTATAGATGTCCCTTCTGTTATAATGTTGATTTGGTCCTGCCTGAAAGGTATAAAAAGTTAAAAAACCTTTCTGAAGACTGGGTTATAGAGGAGTTAAAAAGGAGAAAGGGCTTTATTAAAGGGGTGGTGATTACCGGAGGAGAGCCTACCCTTTGGGGAAAAAGGCTTGTCAGTTTTATAGAAGAAGTTCGCTCTCAAACCGGGCTTCCTGTTAAGCTTGATACCAACGGTAGCTCTCCAGAGCTGGTAGAAGAATTGGTAATTTCTGGCTTGGTAGATTTTTTTGCCATAGACTTTAAGACTTCCCCTGATAGATATGCTGAACTCGGAGGGGATTTTGCTCTGGTTGAGCAAACTTTTAGGGTTTTAAAAAACATCGCAGATAGGGTAGAGATAAGAGTTACCATGTATCCTCCCCTTTTAACAGAAAAAGACTTAGAAAAGATGGTTCCTTATCTTGCGTGGTTTAAGAGAATAGCCCTGCAGAAATTTGTCCAGGAAAACACGTTAAAAAAAGACCTGGTGGGGGAGGTAAACCCAGAATTTTA
- a CDS encoding DUF763 domain-containing protein: MVSRSIVDLPLHGGKCPPWLFERMVRLSRAILLLVYQEFGAKELIKRLSDPFWFQALGCLLGFDWHSSGLTTTVGGAIKEALKPYFNDLGIYVCGGKGKRALNTPQEIIFWGEKQGLPKQAYKFVTLSRLTARIDNNAIQDGFQLYFHLFIFSKDGQWGVIQQGMDEKTAYARRYQWYSEKVLDLCENPHTGIVSSVKKENVLNLVAKESKPVQNSLVRLLTEDLSLVIKELTPKVHLIFKEDHTLTLKDLSVKSLKKVWEKVYQNPPSDFQSLLLTEGMGAKTLRALTLASELIYEVKASREDPVVYSYAHGGKDGHPYRLNKQLYDTTIQELEEILRKAKLGETEKLSLFKRLPKIFNIG, encoded by the coding sequence ATGGTTAGTAGAAGTATAGTAGACCTGCCTTTGCATGGAGGGAAATGCCCTCCCTGGCTTTTTGAAAGGATGGTAAGGTTAAGCAGGGCTATTTTATTGCTTGTGTATCAGGAGTTTGGGGCTAAGGAATTGATCAAAAGGTTGTCTGACCCTTTTTGGTTTCAGGCTTTAGGTTGTTTGCTTGGTTTTGACTGGCATTCCTCAGGCCTCACCACAACCGTTGGTGGTGCTATAAAAGAGGCTTTGAAACCCTATTTTAACGACTTAGGAATCTATGTTTGCGGAGGAAAAGGTAAGAGGGCTTTAAACACCCCTCAGGAAATTATCTTCTGGGGAGAAAAACAGGGACTTCCTAAACAAGCCTATAAGTTTGTAACCTTAAGCAGACTTACCGCAAGGATAGACAACAACGCCATCCAAGATGGCTTTCAACTTTATTTTCATCTTTTCATATTTTCCAAAGATGGCCAATGGGGAGTAATACAACAAGGTATGGATGAAAAAACTGCCTATGCAAGACGGTATCAATGGTATAGCGAAAAGGTGTTAGACCTTTGCGAAAACCCCCATACAGGAATTGTTTCTTCTGTCAAAAAAGAAAACGTACTTAATCTGGTGGCTAAGGAAAGTAAACCTGTACAAAATTCGTTGGTAAGGTTGCTAACAGAAGACCTAAGTTTAGTTATAAAGGAGTTAACTCCGAAGGTGCATCTTATATTTAAAGAGGACCATACCTTAACCCTCAAAGACCTATCGGTTAAATCCTTGAAGAAAGTTTGGGAAAAGGTTTATCAAAATCCTCCATCTGATTTTCAGTCATTACTGTTAACCGAAGGTATGGGGGCCAAAACCTTAAGAGCCCTTACCTTAGCTTCAGAGCTTATCTATGAGGTTAAGGCCTCAAGAGAAGACCCGGTAGTTTATAGCTATGCCCACGGAGGCAAGGACGGACATCCCTATAGACTAAACAAACAACTTTATGATACGACCATCCAAGAGTTAGAAGAAATACTAAGAAAAGCAAAGTTAGGAGAAACAGAAAAGCTAAGTTTGTTTAAAAGGCTTCCTAAAATTTTTAACATAGGATAA